The Mycolicibacterium insubricum DNA segment CGCGCAGCACCACCTGCAGTCCGTTGACCCGCTCGCAGCTGCGAGTGTTCATCTTGTGCGGCATGGCCGAGGAGCCGACCTGGCCGGGGGCGAACCCCTCGGTGACCAGTTCGTGGCCGGCCATCAGCCGGATGGTGTGCGCCAGCGACGATCCGGCCGCGCCCAGCTGCACCAGCCCGGAGAGCACGTCGTGGTCCAGCGACCGCGGGTACACCTGGCCGACGCTGTCCAGCACCGCGGCGAAGCCCAGGAACTCGGCGACGCGGTGCTCCAGCTCGGCCAGTTTGGCGGTGTCGCCGTCGAACAGGTCGAGCATGTCCTGGGCGGTGCCCATCGGTCCCTTGATCCCGCGCAGCGGGTAACGGTCGATGAGCTCGCGCAGCCGGTCCAGGCCGAGCAGGGTCTCGCCGGCGGCGGAGGCGAACCGCTTGCCCAGCGTGGTGGCCTGGGCGGCGACGTTGTGGCTGCGCCCGGCCATCACCAGATCCCGGTAGCCGACGGCCCGATCGGCCAGCCGGGCGGCGACGGCCACCCCGCGGGCGTACACCAGCTCCAGGGACTGGCGGATCTGCAGCTGCTCGACGTTCTCGGTGAGATCCCGGCTGGTCATACCCTTGTGCACGTGCTCGTGGCCGGCGAGGGCGTTGAATTCCTCGATGCGGGCCTTGACGTCGTGCCGGGTGACGCGCTCGCGGTCCGCGATGGACGCCAGGTCGACGTCGGTGAGCACCCGCTGGTAGTCGGCGATCACCTCGGCGGGCACCGCGACGCCGAGTTCGGCCTGGGCGGACAGCACCGCCAGCCACAGCCGCCGTTCGGCGATGATCTTGTTCTCCGGGGACCAGATCGCCACCATCTCGGCGCTGGCGTAACGGGTGGCCAGGACATTGGGAATGCTCACGGCCACACAGCCTACGGGCCGGGTACCGCGTGCAGATCGTATGGCGCCAGCACATCGATGACGTCGATGAGGGTGGCGCGGGCGGTGGCCCGGGGGGTGGCGGCCTCGTCGACGAGTGCCGACACCACCGCGCCGTCGACCGCGCAGACGAGCGCGGCAAGCAGTTCGGTGCGGGCGAACCGGCCGGACCGGGTCACCACTTCGCCGACGGCGTCGGTGCGCTGCTGGCGGATCCGGCGTTCCACCTCACGCAGCCCGGGTTGGCGGGCGCAGGCGATGTAGCGCTCGTAGCGGGAGACGAGTTCCTCGCTGCCGTCGGTGTCGTCGACGAGAAGTTCGACGAGAAGTTCGGCGATGGATTCCGCGCCGCGGCGCCGCCGGGACAGGCCGTCGATTCGCGCCCGCAGCAGGTTCGCCTCGTGCAGCGCGGTGTGCTCGACGGCCGCCGCGATCAGCTCCTCCAGCGAAGCGAAATAGTAGGTGGTCGACGCCAGCGGCAAACCCGCGCGATGAGCGACCGCGCGGTGCCGGACGGCGTCGAATCCCCCCTCGCGCAGCAATTCGGCGGCCGCGCATACCAGCGCGTCACGTCGACGTTCCCCCTTCGGGGTGACCGCTGCAGTCACAGTTGAACATGCTGCCAGCAACGTGGGGAACGCTGAGCGTTTTCTGGCAATCCGGTGCGATGGCATGATGACCGGATGCCGGAAATTCATCGCCGCGCGGTACTGCGGCTCGGGCTGGGGCTGACCGCCGGGGCGGCGGGTGCCGCCGCGCTGAGCGAGTTGCTGCCCGCGTCGTCGGCGACGCCCGGCCCGAACCCCGCACCACCGGCCCCACTGGCCCCTGGCGCACCGATGGTTCCGGCCGCGCCGGCCACCCCGGCGCCCACCATGGTCACCGGGTCCTTCGTCTCCGCGGCACGCGGCGGCATCACCACCAACTGGGCCATCGCCCGTCCGCCGGGGCAGACCGCACCGCTGCGCCCGATCATCGCCCTGCACGGCAAGGGCGGCGACGCCGCCAGCGTGATGGCCGGCGGCGTCGAGCAGGGCGTGGCCCAGGCCGTCGCCAACGGGCTGGCGCCGTTCGCCGTGGTGTCCGTCGACGGCGGCGGCAGCTACTGGCACGCCCGGTCCTCTGGTGAGGACGCCGGTGCGATGGTGCTCAACGAGCTGATCCCGATGCTGTCCGACCAGGGTCTGGACACCTCCCGGGTGGCGTTCCTGGGCTGGTCGATGGGCGGCTACGGCGCGTTGCTGCTGGGCGGCCGCCTGGGTGCGGGGCGCACCGCGGCGATCACCGCCGTCAGCCCGGCACTGTGGCTGTCCTCTGGCGCGACCGCACCCGGAGCCTTCGACGGGCCCGCCGATTTCGCGGCCAACTCTGTGTTCGGGATGCCCGGATTGGCGGGTATCCCGATCCGGATCGACATCGGTGACGCCGATCCGTTCTATTCGGCCACCCAGTCATTCATCGCGCAGCTGCCCAGCCCACCGGCCGGCGGCACCTCACCGGGCGGCCACGACGGCGCGTTCTGGAGTTCGCAGCTGCCCGGCGAGATCAATTGGATGGTGCCGTACCTGACGGCCTGAGCCGGTACCGGATGGGCAGGTGCTTGAGGCCGCCGACGAAGGTGGTCGCCATCGGCTCGGCGGGCCCCGTCTGTTCGATGATCTCCAGCCGCGGCAGCAGTTCCCCGAAGAAGCTGCTGACCTCCAGTCGCGCCAGCGCGGCCCCCAGACAGAAGTGCACGCCGTAGCCGAACGAGATGTGCTTGTTCGGGTCGCGGGCGATGTCGAACCGGAACGGGTCGGAGAAGATCTCCTCGTCGCGGTTCCCGGACACGTACGACAGCAGCACCGCCTCGCCGGCCGGGATGGTGACGCCGCGAATCGTGTAGTCGCGCTGGGCGGTTCGCATGAATTCCTTGACCGGGGTGGTCCAGCGGATCATCTCCTCGACGGCCAGCGGCATCAGCGACATGTCCGCCTGCAGCCGGGCCAGCTGGTCGGGGTACTCCAGTAGCGCGGCCAATCCGCCGGCGATGGCGGCGCTGGTGGTGTCGTGCCCGGCACCGGCGATGATCGCGTAGTAGGAGACGGTGTCGATATCGCTGAGCGGTTCGCCGTTGATGGTGGCGTTGGCCACCGCCGAGCCCAGGTCCTCGGTCGGGTTGGCGCGGCGTTCGGCGGTCATCGCCGAGAAGTAGGCGAACATGTCCAGCAGCGCCTGGACCTGTTCCTCCTTGGTCGACCCGCGCTGGTATTCGGCGTCGTCGTTGCCGAACATCTCCTGGGTCCACAGCAGCATCCGGGGGAAGTCCTCCTCCGGCACGCCGAGCAGCGACATGATCATGTACAGCGGGTAGTTGACGGCGACCTGCTGGACGAAGTCGCAATCGGGTGCGACGGCGGCCATCTCGTCGACGAAGCGGACGGCGAGTTCCTCGGCGCGGTCCTTCAGGGCCCGCATGGCCTTGGGCCGGAACCAGTTCGCCCCGATGGCCCGGAAGTCGCGGTGTTCGGGGTCGTCCATGTGGATCAGGGTGCGGATGCCGACGGCCGCCTGCTGCTCGTCGGCCTCCCTGGTCATCAGCACCGGCCGCGGATAGTTGGTGAAGATGTCGTTGGCGCGCTCGATCTCCATGATGTCGGCGTGCTTGGTGATCACCCAGAACGGGGCGTAGCCGTCGACCTCGACCCGGCTGATCGGTTCGGTGGCCCGCAGCTGGGCCAGCGCGGCGTGCAGCCGGGGCTCGTCGGTGTAGGCCTTCGGGTCGGCCAGCATCGCACCCAGGGATTCGACGGCGGGTTCAGCCATGGTGGTTCTCCACTTCTTCAACGGGATCGGCCTGGACCAGGCCGGTGGCGGTCTCGACTCGCTGTTGGTAGCTGCGGCGTGCCGCGACGTCGAAATCCAGGAACATCCGGTCCGAACCCATGCGGGCGTGCACCCAGCGGCGGGTGCGCGCCCCCAGTAGGCCCAGTATCGGTGCCATCACCCGCATTCCGGCGGGCACCATCACCTGTGTGCGCGGCCGGTCCAGCACCCCGACGACGGCGGCTGCGATGCGCTGCGGCGCAACGGGTTTGCTGCCTCCGACGGATTGGGTCCCGGCGATCAGCTCGGTGGCGGTGAACGGCGGCAGTATCGCCGACACCTCGACACCGTAGGGCGCGAACTCGTCGGCCATCGAGCAGGTCAACCCGATGACGGCGAATTTCGTTGCCGCATAGACCACCTGGCCCGGCACCGGGACCGCACCGGCCAGCGAGGCGATGTTGACGATGTGCCCGCTGCGCCGGGCCACCATCTCCGGGAGCACCAGCCGGCAGCCGGTCAGCACGCCGAGAAGGTTGACGTCGACGGCGGTGCGGGTGAGCTGTTCGCTCTGGTCCAGGTACGCCCCGACGGGCATCACGCCGGCGTTGTTGACCAGGATGTCGATGCGTCCGCCGCCGTCGGCGCGGGCGGCGTCGAAGAAGGCGGCCATCGATTCCGGGTCGGTGACGTCGACCGGATGGCCGGTGATGACCGCGCCCGGGCCGAACCCGGCCAGCGCGCTGCGCAGCGCGGGGGCGTCCCGGTCGCCGATGACCACCGTCGCACCGCGCTCCAGCAGCGCCGTCGCGGTGGCCAGCCCGATACCGCGGGCCGCGCCGGTGATCACCGCGGTTCGTCCGCGGATCCTGTCTGTGCCAGCTGCCACGGGCGCAATCACCTTTCCTGAGTGCGGATCTGGTTCCGCAGGTCGTCGAGGATCTCACCGGCCAGGCCCTCGTCGGTGCCGGCGGCGAATCCCGGCAGCACCCGGTCGATGCGGCCCGCGCAGCGCTGCCACAGCGTGGCGGCGACCTCCTCCGGTGGTGCGACGACGGCGAATGTCGAGAGCACCTCGTCGTCGATCCGCTGCCCCATCCCGGCCCAGTCGCCGTCGCGCGAGCACCGGCGCAGTTCCGGCTGCAGTTCGCCCCAGCCGTGCACGTCGAGCACCGGTCGGTACGCGGGGGTGGAGGCGTAGAAAGCGATCTGGGTGCGCAATCGGTCTGCGGCGGAGGCTATTTCGGCGTCGTCACGGCCGGTGGCGATGAAAACCGGTGCCGCCACCGTCAGTTCGTCACGGCTGCGCCCGGCGTCGTCCAGCCCGGCCCGCAGCGCCGGTGCGCTGACCTCGTCGAAGTACCGGGCGGTGGAGAACGCGTGCACCAGCATCCCGTCGGCGGCCCGGCCGCACAGGGCGGTCATCGCGGGCCCGACGGCGGCGAGCAGGATCGGCGGGTCGGTGACCTCGGTGGGTTCCGGGGTGAACATCGGGGTCATCAGCGAATGGGTGTAGAACTCCCCGGTGAACGACAGCCGGTCCCCGGTGCGCCAGCAGCGCCAGATCTCCCGCAGCGCGGCGATGTACTCGGCCATCCGGGCCACCGGCCGGCTCCACGGCATACAGAAGCGCTTCTCGATGTGCGGGCGGATCTGGGTGCCCAGACCGAGCAGGAACCGGCCACCGGAGTAGTCCGCCAGATCCCAGGCGGACTGGGCCAGCGTCATCGGGTTGCGGGCGAAGGCCACGGTGATGGACGTGCCGATGCTGACGGTCCGGGAATGCTCGGCGGCCAGCAGCGCGCCCAGGAACGGGTCGTGGTTGATCTCGCCGGTCCAGCAGCCGTCGAATCCGTCGTCCTCCACGCGGGCGACGGTCGCTGCGACGTCGGCCGGGCGGCCGGGAAACCCCCGGTCGATTTTGAGTGCCCCGACCATGCTGGTGACGCTACAGTAATCAATTCGGTACGGTCAACGATGGAGGGAGTGCCATGTCCTGGGACGCCACGCTGGCCGAGCTGGCCGCCCACCGTGACCGTGCGCGCGCCATGGGCGGACCCGACCGGCTGGCCGCCCACCGCGGCTCCGGGAAGCTCGATGCCCGGGGCCGTATCGACGCACTGCTGGACCCCGGCAGCTTCCGGGAGATCGGCACGCTGGTGGGCGCCGAGGTGGCCGCCGACGGCATCGTCACCGGCTCGGGACGTATCGACGGCGCCCCGGTGCTGGTGGGCGCCGAGGACTTCACCAGCGCCGCGGGCACCATCGGGTCCGGCAGCAACGCCAAGCGCTACCGGATCGCCGAGCTGGCGGTCCGCGACAAGATCCCGCTGGTGATGCTGTTGGAGGGAGCCGGTTTTCGGCCCGGCAAGCAGGGCGGGCGCTCGCCGGTCGACCTGATCGCCCAGGCCCGCTGCTCCGGGCTGGTGCCGACGGTGGCCGCGGTGCTGGGCCCGTCGGCCGGGCACGGCGCCCTGGTCGCCCCGGTGTGCGATTTCCGGATCATGAGCAACGCCGGGGCGATCTTCACCGCCGGGCCGCCGGTGGTGGCCGAATCCACCGGCGAGCACATCGACAAGGCCGATCTGGGCGGGCCGAAGGTGGCGGTGGCCAGCGGGGTGATCCACAACGTCGCCCCCGACGACGCGTCGGTGCTGGCCGACATCCGCCGGTATCTGAGCTATTTCCCGTCCAGTGCGTACAGCTATCCGCCGGATGCCGCCGGCGGCGACACCGGACCCCGGGCCACCGGCGAGCTGCTCGACATCGTGCCGCGCGATTCCCGCCGCAGCTACGACATGCGCGCGGTGCTGGACGTGATCTTCGATTCCCCGCGGAGGTTCGAGGTGGCCCCGGGCTACGGCCCGGCGATCATCTGCGCGCTGGCCCACCTGGGCGGTCACCCGGTAGCGGTGGTGGCCAACCAGCCGCGGGCGGGCGCGGGCGCCATCGACACCGCGGCGGCGGACAAGGCCGCGCATTTCATCACCGTCGCCGACTCGTTCCACCTGCCGCTGATCTTCCTGGCCGACAATCCCGGCATGCTGCCGGGCAGCCGGTCCGAGCGCGACGGGGTACTGCGGGCCGGGGCCCGGATGTTCGCCGCGCAGACCATGGCCGAGACGGTCAAACTGCACCTGACCGTGCGCAAGGCCTACGGCTTCGGGTCGATGGTGATGTCGCTGCTCGGATTCGACGGGCAGAGCGCCACCTTCGGCTATCCCGGCGCCGGGCTGGGCGCGATGAGCGCGGCGGCGTTGAGCCGGGCCGCCAAGGCCGACGCCGATCTGGCCCAGTCGCTGCGCGACGACGAGTTGCGGGCCTCGCTGAGCTCGGCGGAGAACTTCGGCTTCGACGAGCTGATCGACCCCCGGGAAACCCGCGACGCGCTGCTCGATGCGCTGCGCCGCGGGCTGGCCTCCCGCGCGCAGGCGGCCCAACCGGTGCGCCGCACCGCCATCTGGCCCTGACCCGACACCGCACACAGGAGCCGCACATGCCGCGCGATATCCGCGAACTGACCGACGACCCCGACGCCTACGCGGCCGAACTCCGGGAACGCTGGGGCGGTCTGCTGTCCTACCGCTACCTGGGCCGGCACTACGACGTAATGGACACCGGCGAGACCGACAACACGGTGACGCTGCGCCGCGACATGCGCGACGCCGACGGCGGGGTGCTGCTGGCCGTGTTGGGCATCTGCTCCCCGGAGGGCGGCGGCATGTCGGATCTGGAGGCGGTGCCCAACCCGGTGGTCTGGTCGGCGCAGGTGCTCGACCCGGGCCGCGACGTCCACCGCATCGAGGTGGTGTCCGAGACCCTCAAGCGCGGCCGCCAGTTCGGTTACAGCCGGTCGCGCATCGTCGACGCCGACAACCCGGACCGGCTGCTGGCGCTGACCCAGGGCCAGGGCGTCAGCCTCGGCACCCCGCCGGCCGGCCTGGCGAAGATGGAGCCCCGGCCGCTGCACATCGTCGACTCCCCCGACCTGCCGCCGCTGTGGCGGGTGTTCGGCGCCGCCCGGCGGCCCGACGGCCGCTGGGCACTGCCGGAACTCAGGGTCGAGCTGGCTTCCCCGGACGCCGCGCTGCACATCGGGCCGCAGTTCGTCGCGGCGGAGACGGTGGCGCGGGAGGCGGCCGGCGCCGCGGCGGGCTCCGACCGGCTCACCGGGCTGTCCGCGCAGGTGATGTTCCTGGCCCGCGGCAAGGTGGGACCCTTCCGCCTGGAAGCCGATTCGGCGGCTGCCACCGGATCGCTGGCCACCGCCCGGGTGCTGATCTACGACGAGGGCAACGGCGACCGACCGGTCACCACCGCGGCTTACCAGTTCGCCCTGGCCGGCGATCGGTAGCGCGCCCGTCAGAAGGGTGGTGGGTCGAAAGTGCCTGCGGGTTCGGGTTTTCCGGCTTCGCGGGCGGCGGCCTTGGCCGCGGCGTCCGCGGCCAGGATCTGCGCGTGGTTGCGGGCGCGTTCGCGTTCGATGCGCTGGGCGCGGGTCTTGGCTCGGGACTGTGTGCGCGCCGGCATCTTCAACGTTCGCCCCGGCCCGCAGGTGCGCCGCGGCTTACCCGGCGGCGGGGCCGGCCCGGTAGTCGTATCCCACTCCGGGAACAGCACCGCACTGAGCGGGATGGTGGTGTAGCTGTGACCGGTGGGGGTGGTGATGGTCAACCGCCCGTCGGGGTACTGCACTTCGGTCCAACCGTCCCAAAACGTTTTGAGCAGATGATGCAGACGGCAGTAGCCATGGAGCTTCGACGGGTGCATGTGGCCCCCGGACCCCCAAGGTTCGCTGTGGTCGATATCGCATTTGACCGCCGGTTTGTCGCACCCGGGGAACCGGCACGTCAGATCCCGGGCCCGGATGAACTCATCCAACGCGGTCGACGGCCGGTACCGCGACTCGGGGCCCGCATCCTGCGCCGGGGTGGCCACGGTGCGGACTTTCGCCCCGTGGGCCAGCAGATCGGCGACCGCCTCGGCCGAGAGGAACCCGCGGCCCGAGATGATCGCGGCCGGGCGGGCCGGCGGCCGCTCGCCGGGCACACTGTTGGCCGCCTTACGGATCCCCGCCGTGCCCGTCGCGGGGATCGCGGCGTTGGTCACCACATGAATCACCACCCCCGCCGCGGGATGGGCCCCGTCTTCGCCGAACACCCGGGATTGTCACAGGCGCACACCAGGTGATCACTGCGGGCGGCCAGCGCGGCCATCGCATCGGCGCGCCGCTACGCCAGAGTCCGCGGGTCATCGTCGCAGACCGCCTTGGCCATCGCGGTCAACGTGTCGTCCAGCAGGGCGGCATCCGCCTTGGCCAGCCGCCCCCAGACCGTGGACAAATCATTGCCGTCGCTACGGGGGTCACCGATGGTGATGTGGCGATCGGCCACCGTCTGGCGGGACCGGCGCACCGCATCCGGATCGACCCCGTCGATGATCACATCGATCGCGGTTTCCAGCTTCGCCTGCGACAACGGCTCCCACGTCGTCACCGCAGCCGCGATCGCCGCATCCACCGGCGCGCGCGCCTCGGGATCGAGGACCTGGGAGGTGCGGCTGATGATGCTCATCGCCGTCAACACCGAAAACTCCCCCGCCAAAAACAAGGCACCCACCTTCGGCAAGGCCTCGGCCAGCGCGATCGCCCGTTCCATCACCCCCATCGCCCGACCGTGCTTGACGTTCAACACGCAGCTGATCTCCGCCGCCGCGGCATCCCAGTCATCACAGCCCCACCCCGGATGCTGCTCGACGCCCAGACGCCGGCGCGTCAGCTCCGCCACCGCCGCCCAATGATGCGCCTCGGCCGCCGCCGCAGCACGGGCCGACGCCGCAATCGCATCCACCAGCGCCGCGTCCCCCAGGGACCGCAACTCGACCGGCATACACAACTTCTGCTCGAACATACGTACTATTCTATGCCGCCCGGCCGACAGAAAGGACCGGTCAGACACAGCCTGTGGATAGAAATGGAAGTGTGTACAACCCCTTCCCCGAGGCTCGGACGGCGGCGGATCCACGCGGCGTTGAACCGGCACCAAGACCGAAATCCACCCGAGTCCACGGTGCACGGGTGTCT contains these protein-coding regions:
- a CDS encoding HNH endonuclease signature motif containing protein, with translation MFGEDGAHPAAGVVIHVVTNAAIPATGTAGIRKAANSVPGERPPARPAAIISGRGFLSAEAVADLLAHGAKVRTVATPAQDAGPESRYRPSTALDEFIRARDLTCRFPGCDKPAVKCDIDHSEPWGSGGHMHPSKLHGYCRLHHLLKTFWDGWTEVQYPDGRLTITTPTGHSYTTIPLSAVLFPEWDTTTGPAPPPGKPRRTCGPGRTLKMPARTQSRAKTRAQRIERERARNHAQILAADAAAKAAAREAGKPEPAGTFDPPPF
- a CDS encoding TIGR03617 family F420-dependent LLM class oxidoreductase, with product MVGALKIDRGFPGRPADVAATVARVEDDGFDGCWTGEINHDPFLGALLAAEHSRTVSIGTSITVAFARNPMTLAQSAWDLADYSGGRFLLGLGTQIRPHIEKRFCMPWSRPVARMAEYIAALREIWRCWRTGDRLSFTGEFYTHSLMTPMFTPEPTEVTDPPILLAAVGPAMTALCGRAADGMLVHAFSTARYFDEVSAPALRAGLDDAGRSRDELTVAAPVFIATGRDDAEIASAADRLRTQIAFYASTPAYRPVLDVHGWGELQPELRRCSRDGDWAGMGQRIDDEVLSTFAVVAPPEEVAATLWQRCAGRIDRVLPGFAAGTDEGLAGEILDDLRNQIRTQER
- a CDS encoding TetR/AcrR family transcriptional regulator is translated as MTAAVTPKGERRRDALVCAAAELLREGGFDAVRHRAVAHRAGLPLASTTYYFASLEELIAAAVEHTALHEANLLRARIDGLSRRRRGAESIAELLVELLVDDTDGSEELVSRYERYIACARQPGLREVERRIRQQRTDAVGEVVTRSGRFARTELLAALVCAVDGAVVSALVDEAATPRATARATLIDVIDVLAPYDLHAVPGP
- a CDS encoding DUF222 domain-containing protein encodes the protein MFEQKLCMPVELRSLGDAALVDAIAASARAAAAAEAHHWAAVAELTRRRLGVEQHPGWGCDDWDAAAAEISCVLNVKHGRAMGVMERAIALAEALPKVGALFLAGEFSVLTAMSIISRTSQVLDPEARAPVDAAIAAAVTTWEPLSQAKLETAIDVIIDGVDPDAVRRSRQTVADRHITIGDPRSDGNDLSTVWGRLAKADAALLDDTLTAMAKAVCDDDPRTLA
- a CDS encoding acyl-CoA carboxylase subunit beta codes for the protein MSWDATLAELAAHRDRARAMGGPDRLAAHRGSGKLDARGRIDALLDPGSFREIGTLVGAEVAADGIVTGSGRIDGAPVLVGAEDFTSAAGTIGSGSNAKRYRIAELAVRDKIPLVMLLEGAGFRPGKQGGRSPVDLIAQARCSGLVPTVAAVLGPSAGHGALVAPVCDFRIMSNAGAIFTAGPPVVAESTGEHIDKADLGGPKVAVASGVIHNVAPDDASVLADIRRYLSYFPSSAYSYPPDAAGGDTGPRATGELLDIVPRDSRRSYDMRAVLDVIFDSPRRFEVAPGYGPAIICALAHLGGHPVAVVANQPRAGAGAIDTAAADKAAHFITVADSFHLPLIFLADNPGMLPGSRSERDGVLRAGARMFAAQTMAETVKLHLTVRKAYGFGSMVMSLLGFDGQSATFGYPGAGLGAMSAAALSRAAKADADLAQSLRDDELRASLSSAENFGFDELIDPRETRDALLDALRRGLASRAQAAQPVRRTAIWP
- a CDS encoding SDR family oxidoreductase, producing MAAGTDRIRGRTAVITGAARGIGLATATALLERGATVVIGDRDAPALRSALAGFGPGAVITGHPVDVTDPESMAAFFDAARADGGGRIDILVNNAGVMPVGAYLDQSEQLTRTAVDVNLLGVLTGCRLVLPEMVARRSGHIVNIASLAGAVPVPGQVVYAATKFAVIGLTCSMADEFAPYGVEVSAILPPFTATELIAGTQSVGGSKPVAPQRIAAAVVGVLDRPRTQVMVPAGMRVMAPILGLLGARTRRWVHARMGSDRMFLDFDVAARRSYQQRVETATGLVQADPVEEVENHHG
- the purB gene encoding adenylosuccinate lyase, giving the protein MSIPNVLATRYASAEMVAIWSPENKIIAERRLWLAVLSAQAELGVAVPAEVIADYQRVLTDVDLASIADRERVTRHDVKARIEEFNALAGHEHVHKGMTSRDLTENVEQLQIRQSLELVYARGVAVAARLADRAVGYRDLVMAGRSHNVAAQATTLGKRFASAAGETLLGLDRLRELIDRYPLRGIKGPMGTAQDMLDLFDGDTAKLAELEHRVAEFLGFAAVLDSVGQVYPRSLDHDVLSGLVQLGAAGSSLAHTIRLMAGHELVTEGFAPGQVGSSAMPHKMNTRSCERVNGLQVVLRGYASMAAELAGAQWNEGDVFCSVVRRVALPDAFFAIDGQTETLLTVLDEFGAYPAVIARELDRYLPFLATTRILMAAVRAGVGRETAHEVIKEHAVAVALAMREEGRDPDLLDRLAADDRLPLDRAALDAALADKAAFTGAAGDQVDRVALAVAELVTRYPDAAGYTPGAIL
- a CDS encoding alpha/beta hydrolase, which translates into the protein MPEIHRRAVLRLGLGLTAGAAGAAALSELLPASSATPGPNPAPPAPLAPGAPMVPAAPATPAPTMVTGSFVSAARGGITTNWAIARPPGQTAPLRPIIALHGKGGDAASVMAGGVEQGVAQAVANGLAPFAVVSVDGGGSYWHARSSGEDAGAMVLNELIPMLSDQGLDTSRVAFLGWSMGGYGALLLGGRLGAGRTAAITAVSPALWLSSGATAPGAFDGPADFAANSVFGMPGLAGIPIRIDIGDADPFYSATQSFIAQLPSPPAGGTSPGGHDGAFWSSQLPGEINWMVPYLTA
- a CDS encoding cytochrome P450: MAEPAVESLGAMLADPKAYTDEPRLHAALAQLRATEPISRVEVDGYAPFWVITKHADIMEIERANDIFTNYPRPVLMTREADEQQAAVGIRTLIHMDDPEHRDFRAIGANWFRPKAMRALKDRAEELAVRFVDEMAAVAPDCDFVQQVAVNYPLYMIMSLLGVPEEDFPRMLLWTQEMFGNDDAEYQRGSTKEEQVQALLDMFAYFSAMTAERRANPTEDLGSAVANATINGEPLSDIDTVSYYAIIAGAGHDTTSAAIAGGLAALLEYPDQLARLQADMSLMPLAVEEMIRWTTPVKEFMRTAQRDYTIRGVTIPAGEAVLLSYVSGNRDEEIFSDPFRFDIARDPNKHISFGYGVHFCLGAALARLEVSSFFGELLPRLEIIEQTGPAEPMATTFVGGLKHLPIRYRLRPSGTAPSN